One region of Blattabacterium cuenoti genomic DNA includes:
- a CDS encoding Do family serine endopeptidase, translated as MKKIIFYIVFSSIMSSIITIAAYKHTIKEKPLLFPYTSSSNNLPLSNSSLVSSAGLPDFTRVVEKTIDAVVNVKNFSKKYSNQFDPFDFFFGFPDDFGGNKDKKPQKNDIPGLHGSGVIISPDGYVVTNNHVIKEAEKIEITLSDQRTYRAKLIGSDPSTDIALLKINEKNLPFIYFSDSNKVQVGEWVLAIGNPFDLNSTVTAGIISAKNRSLGILRGETQSSIESFFQTDAAVNPGNSGGALVNTNGELIGINTAISSASGNFIGYSFAAPSNLVSKVIQDIKKYGAVQRAYLGVRGMDLSKTEYLKAYNKETHQNIKPQQGFLIGEVFAKSGAEDAGLKKGDIIKSIDGKLIQNIADLSFIVGTKHPGDKVKVNIIRNKYKKSFNITLKDLQGRTKIRTREEITPSELLGATFEDLSKESKKDFGIDYGIRIKEIKTGRLSTIGLEEGDIILSINGNKMKKIGDVDRVLKKYSGDVTIKSIKQNGQVYIAGFEMN; from the coding sequence ATGAAGAAAATAATTTTTTATATTGTATTTAGCAGTATTATGAGTTCAATTATAACTATTGCTGCATATAAACATACAATAAAAGAAAAACCTTTATTATTTCCATATACTTCATCTTCTAATAATTTACCTTTATCTAATTCTTCTTTAGTTAGTTCTGCTGGATTACCGGATTTTACAAGAGTAGTAGAAAAAACTATTGATGCAGTAGTTAATGTAAAAAATTTTTCAAAAAAATATAGTAATCAATTTGATCCGTTTGATTTCTTTTTTGGTTTTCCTGATGATTTTGGTGGTAATAAAGATAAAAAACCTCAAAAAAATGATATTCCTGGACTTCATGGTTCAGGAGTTATAATTTCACCAGATGGATATGTTGTTACTAATAATCATGTTATAAAAGAAGCAGAAAAAATAGAAATAACTCTTAGTGATCAAAGAACTTATAGAGCTAAATTAATAGGTTCAGATCCTAGTACGGATATTGCTTTATTAAAAATAAATGAAAAAAATTTACCTTTTATTTATTTTTCAGATTCTAATAAAGTGCAAGTAGGAGAATGGGTTTTAGCTATAGGAAATCCTTTTGATTTAAATTCTACTGTTACAGCAGGTATAATTAGTGCAAAAAATAGAAGTTTAGGAATATTAAGAGGAGAAACACAATCTTCTATTGAATCGTTTTTCCAAACGGATGCTGCTGTCAATCCTGGAAATAGTGGTGGTGCTTTGGTAAACACTAATGGAGAATTAATTGGAATTAATACTGCTATTTCTTCTGCTTCAGGTAATTTTATAGGATATAGTTTTGCAGCTCCTTCTAATTTGGTATCAAAAGTTATACAGGATATAAAAAAATATGGAGCAGTACAACGTGCATATTTAGGAGTAAGAGGAATGGATTTATCAAAAACAGAATATTTAAAAGCATATAATAAGGAAACTCATCAAAATATAAAACCACAACAAGGGTTTTTGATAGGAGAAGTATTTGCAAAAAGTGGAGCAGAAGATGCAGGACTTAAAAAAGGAGACATAATAAAAAGTATAGATGGTAAACTAATACAAAATATTGCAGATTTATCATTTATTGTAGGGACAAAACATCCAGGAGATAAAGTAAAAGTTAATATAATACGAAATAAATATAAAAAGTCTTTTAACATTACTTTAAAAGATTTACAAGGAAGAACAAAAATAAGAACTAGAGAAGAAATTACTCCATCTGAATTATTAGGTGCTACTTTTGAAGATCTCAGTAAAGAATCTAAAAAAGATTTTGGTATTGATTATGGAATTAGAATAAAAGAAATAAAAACAGGTCGTTTAAGTACTATTGGATTAGAAGAAGGAGATATTATTTTATCTATTAATGGAAATAAAATGAAAAAAATTGGTGATGTTGATCGTGTTTTAAAAAAATATTCAGGAGATGTTACTATAAAGTCTATTAAACAGAATGGACAAGTATATATTGCAGGATTTGAAATGAATTAA
- the dapF gene encoding diaminopimelate epimerase — MELDFFKYNGTGNDFIILDYRKKIVKKNDIFLFKKLCDRHFGIGANGVILIQNDHKSSFYMKYFNSDGRESTMCGNGGRCAILFSKKLGFLKKDNEKIHFKAIDGYHHGFIINKNVSISLLDIKKKDIKIYKKHIILNTGSPHYIVFVEKMKNINVYEEGKKIRFNNEYFEKGINVNFVEVLNNKSIQVRTYERGVENETLSCGTGVTASVIAACEINKINEEKILVNTLGGNLSVSLKKNKNIYKNIYLTGSVNFIFKGYINI; from the coding sequence ATGGAACTAGATTTTTTTAAATACAATGGAACAGGTAACGATTTTATTATTCTAGATTATAGAAAAAAAATTGTAAAAAAAAATGATATTTTTTTATTCAAAAAATTGTGTGATAGACATTTTGGAATTGGTGCAAATGGAGTTATTTTAATTCAAAATGATCATAAAAGTAGTTTTTATATGAAATATTTTAATTCTGACGGAAGAGAAAGTACTATGTGTGGGAATGGAGGAAGATGTGCTATACTTTTTTCTAAAAAATTAGGTTTTTTAAAAAAAGATAATGAAAAAATTCATTTTAAGGCTATAGACGGATATCATCATGGATTTATAATTAATAAAAACGTATCTATAAGTTTACTTGATATAAAAAAAAAAGATATAAAAATTTATAAAAAACATATTATTTTAAATACTGGATCTCCACATTATATTGTATTTGTAGAAAAAATGAAAAATATAAATGTATATGAAGAAGGTAAAAAAATAAGATTTAACAATGAATATTTTGAAAAAGGAATTAATGTAAATTTTGTAGAAGTACTTAATAATAAGTCTATACAAGTACGAACTTATGAAAGAGGAGTAGAAAATGAAACCTTATCTTGTGGAACAGGTGTTACTGCTTCAGTTATTGCTGCATGTGAAATAAATAAAATTAATGAGGAAAAAATATTAGTTAATACTTTAGGAGGTAATTTATCAGTTTCTTTAAAAAAAAATAAAAATATATATAAAAATATTTATTTAACTGGATCTGTTAATTTTATATTTAAAGGATACATTAACATATAA